One window of Futiania mangrovi genomic DNA carries:
- a CDS encoding MaoC family dehydratase: MTDEPKLLGEGYYWNELKPGMRFRTFGRTITEADLVSFINCTGMVEVLFTNEEFRKSHSAIKGRVVPGAFIYAIAEGLVLTGMGQATGLAFLHTDMDVKAPTVVGDTVHVEIEVTEARAASKGNRGLVRTKNRIVNQRGETVIEYSPLRLMQGR, from the coding sequence ATGACCGACGAACCGAAGCTGCTGGGCGAAGGCTATTACTGGAACGAGTTGAAGCCGGGGATGCGCTTCCGCACCTTCGGGCGGACCATCACCGAGGCGGACCTCGTCTCCTTCATCAACTGCACCGGCATGGTCGAGGTGCTGTTCACCAACGAGGAGTTCCGCAAGTCGCACTCCGCGATCAAGGGCCGCGTGGTGCCGGGCGCCTTCATCTACGCCATCGCCGAAGGGCTGGTGCTGACCGGCATGGGGCAGGCGACGGGCCTCGCCTTCCTGCATACGGACATGGACGTGAAGGCTCCGACGGTCGTCGGCGACACGGTCCACGTCGAGATCGAGGTGACCGAGGCGCGCGCGGCGTCCAAGGGCAACCGCGGCCTCGTGCGCACGAAGAACCGCATCGTCAACCAGCGCGGCGAGACGGTCATCGAGTACAGCCCCCTGCGCCTGATGCAGGGCCGCTGA
- the ffh gene encoding signal recognition particle protein — MFESLSERLSSVLDRLKGRGALSESDVSAAMREVRLALLDADVALPVAKDFIERVKAKAVGQEVLRSVTPGQMVVKIVHDELVETLGGEDAQGGLDVDATPPVPVLMVGLQGSGKTTSTAKIARRLQEKGKKRVLMASLDTRRPAAMEQLKILGEQAGVATLPIVAGQTAVDIAKRAMQAGRLQGYDVVMLDTAGRMAVDEALMAEVAAVRDAVSPRETLLVADSLTGQDAVNTARLFNERVSLTGIVLTRMDGDGRGGAALSMRAVTGCPIKLIGTGEKLDALEDFQPKRIAGRILGMGDIVSLVERASETVKAEDAERMLKKFKSGAFDLDDMAEQMRQMRNLGGMKGILGMLPGVQKLKGQLEGANLDDRVIKRQEAVISSMTRDERRNPKLLNASRKKRIARGAGVDVQDVNRVLKMHRQMADMMKMMGKQGKRGGGLGGMLGGMFGRGGGGMPDPSQIPPDLMKKLPGGGLPGGLPGTPGKLPPGFPGLGGPGGPKLPPGFPGAPKKK; from the coding sequence ATGTTCGAAAGCCTGAGCGAACGCCTCTCCTCCGTGCTCGACCGGCTGAAGGGCCGCGGCGCGCTGAGCGAGTCCGACGTCTCCGCCGCCATGCGCGAGGTGCGCCTTGCCCTGCTCGACGCCGACGTGGCGCTGCCCGTCGCCAAGGACTTCATCGAGCGGGTGAAGGCCAAGGCCGTCGGGCAGGAGGTGCTGCGCTCCGTCACCCCCGGCCAGATGGTCGTCAAGATCGTCCATGACGAACTCGTCGAGACGCTGGGCGGCGAGGACGCGCAGGGCGGCCTCGACGTGGACGCGACCCCGCCCGTGCCGGTGCTGATGGTCGGCCTCCAGGGCTCGGGCAAGACGACCTCGACCGCCAAGATCGCGCGCCGCCTGCAGGAGAAGGGCAAGAAGCGGGTCCTCATGGCCTCGCTCGACACCCGCCGCCCGGCCGCGATGGAGCAGCTGAAGATCCTCGGCGAGCAGGCGGGCGTCGCCACGCTGCCCATCGTCGCGGGCCAGACCGCCGTCGACATCGCCAAGCGCGCGATGCAGGCGGGCCGCTTGCAGGGCTATGACGTGGTGATGCTCGACACCGCCGGCCGCATGGCGGTGGACGAGGCGCTGATGGCCGAGGTCGCGGCGGTGCGCGACGCGGTCTCCCCGCGCGAGACGCTGCTGGTCGCCGACAGCCTGACCGGCCAGGACGCGGTCAACACCGCGCGCCTCTTCAACGAGCGGGTGTCCCTCACCGGCATCGTGCTGACCCGGATGGACGGTGACGGGCGCGGCGGCGCGGCGCTGTCCATGCGCGCGGTCACCGGCTGCCCGATCAAGCTGATCGGCACGGGCGAGAAGCTGGACGCGCTGGAGGACTTCCAGCCCAAGCGGATCGCCGGACGCATCCTCGGCATGGGCGACATCGTCAGCCTGGTCGAGCGCGCGTCCGAGACGGTCAAGGCCGAAGACGCCGAGCGCATGCTCAAGAAGTTCAAGTCGGGCGCCTTCGACCTGGACGACATGGCCGAGCAGATGCGCCAGATGCGCAACCTGGGCGGCATGAAGGGCATCCTCGGCATGCTGCCCGGCGTGCAGAAGCTGAAGGGCCAACTGGAGGGTGCGAACCTCGACGACCGCGTCATCAAGCGGCAGGAGGCGGTCATCTCCTCCATGACGCGGGACGAGCGGCGCAACCCGAAGCTGCTCAACGCCTCGCGCAAAAAGCGCATCGCGCGCGGTGCGGGTGTCGACGTGCAGGACGTCAACCGCGTCCTGAAGATGCACCGCCAGATGGCGGACATGATGAAGATGATGGGCAAGCAGGGCAAACGCGGCGGCGGCCTCGGCGGCATGCTGGGCGGCATGTTCGGCCGCGGCGGCGGCGGCATGCCCGACCCCTCGCAGATCCCGCCCGACCTGATGAAGAAGCTGCCGGGCGGCGGCCTTCCGGGCGGGCTTCCGGGCACGCCCGGCAAGCTGCCCCCCGGCTTCCCGGGCCTCGGCGGCCCCGGCGGCCCGAAGCTTCCGCCGGGCTTCCCCGGCGCCCCGAAG